A genome region from Sardina pilchardus chromosome 22, fSarPil1.1, whole genome shotgun sequence includes the following:
- the tekt3 gene encoding tektin-3: MELLGSTQIATYTRPKTSHFLPAISTMASSYRSPHQPPLSAANPNANMPWRTNTYYRAGSAIPPSLSSALDLVRAKTTLFPSNRAGLSARYMPDDWHKSNQSHYRESESSRNSAERLRRDTLRLMQDKEHLTRRAQETTSRNLGERLNDIGFWRSELSHEVNNMVTEIGALTEVKRRLERALAETESPLQVAQECLYHREKRMSIDLVHDDVEKDLIKEVEGIKSCQERMRRHLDRAVAQLASNRAAQHELERDVNDKVTAQRIDDRCHHLRNTSDGISYYRGIDRLDPSLSLPDTWSKFTDDNILLSQSERAASHKLRDDIEVLLNATSNEMWKQFNTVNVAFTSRISETADAKNSLQTHLAKTLQEIFQTETLIESLKRAIRDKEPPLKVAQTRLEERTRRPNMELCRDYPHHRLVGEVREIEDTIQCLRERLMEAEGTLQTLVKTKVALEHDLSVKANSLFLDQEKCMSMRKTFPSTPRLVGYS, translated from the exons ATGGAGCTGTTGGGATCCACCCAGATAGCCACGTACACGCGGCCCAAGACCAGCCACTTCCTGCCGGCCATCTCCACCATGGCGTCCAGCTACCGTAGCCCCCACCAGCCTCCGCTCTCCGCGGCCAACCCCAACGCCAACATGCCCTGGAGGACCAACACCTACTACAGAGCGGGCAGCGCCATCCCGCCCTCGCTCTCCTCCGCGCTGGACCTCGTCCGCGCCAAGACCACGCTCTTCCCGTCCAACCGGGCCGGGCTGAGCGCCCGCTACATGCCCGACGACTGGCACAAGTCCAACCAGAGCCACTACCGCGAGTCGGAGTCGTCGCGGAACAGCGCCGAGCGGCTGCGGCGCGACACGCTGCGGCTGATGCAGGACAAGGAGCACCTGACGCGCCGCGCGCAGGAGACCACCAGCCGCAACCTGGGCGAGCGCCTCAACGACATCGGCTTCTGGCGCTCGGAGCTCAGCCACGAGGTCAACAACATGGTGACGGAGATCGGCGCGCTGACCGAGGTCAAGCGCCGGCTGGAGAGGGCCCTCGCCGAGACCGAGTCCCCCCTGCAG GTGGCCCAGGAGTGCCTGTatcacagagagaagaggatgtcCATCGACCTGGTCCATGACGATGTGGAGAAAGACCTGATAAAG GAGGTGGAGGGCATCAAGTCGTGCcaggagagaatgaggaggCATCTAGACAGAGCTGTGGCTCAGCTAGC CTCCAACCGGGCCGCCCAGCACGAGCTGGAGAGAGACGTCAACGACAAGGTGACAGCGCAGCGCATCGACGACAGGTGCCACCACCTCAGGAACACATCTGACGGCATCAGCTATTACAGGGGCATCGACCGCCTCGACCCGTC ACTCTCTCTGCCTGATACTTGGTCAAAGTTCACGGACGACAACATCCTGCTCTCGCAGAGCGAGCGCGCCGCCTCCCACAAGCTCAGGGACGACATCGAGGTGCTCTTGAACGCCACGTCCAACGAGATGTGGAAGCAGTTCAACACGGTCAACGTGGCGTTCACCTCACGCATATCGGAGACTGCCGATGCCAAGAACAGCCTTCAGACCCACCTGGCTAAG aCCCTGCAGGAGATCTTCCAGACGGAGACGCTGATTGAGTCCCTGAAGAGGGCCATCAGAGACAAGGAGCCCCCGCTGAAGGTGGCCCAGACCAGGCTGGAGGAGAGGACCCGCAGGCCCAACATGGAGCTCTGCAGGGACTACCCACACCACAG gttGGTGGGCGAGGTGCGTGAGATCGAGGACACCATCCAGTGCCTGCGGGAGCGGCTGATGGAGGCCGAGGGGACGCTGCAGACGCTGGTCAAGACCAAGGTGGCGTTGGAGCACGACCTGTCCGTCAAGGCCAACTCGCTGTTCCTGGATCAGGAGAAGTGCATGAGCATGCGCAAAACCTTCCCCAGCACCCCACGCCTGGTGGGCTACTCCtaa